The following proteins are encoded in a genomic region of Hymenobacter siberiensis:
- a CDS encoding S8 family peptidase: MKNTLRALFFFLLIGLGQAATAVATPPTIPGRLVLKLRPGQAPAALEAALNALSAHGLRQKFPHTQAPSPERPGSVDLRRIYQVELPAATPFDRARAVLLGTGAVEYVEPLYTREPLYQPNDPRADSTLTSLAASQFYLKQIHAYRAWDVTRGDSSIVIGITDGGVRLTHEDLRQQLKHNYADPINGLDDDGDGYVDNFTGWDLANNDNDCGYDITIIHGSMVAGVAAARTDNGLGIAGLGNQCRFLPLNIYPNTPTGSFAGFEAVVYAADHGCQVINMSWGAIGGYSRFEQDAITYAAVNRDAVVVAAAGNTNADVLFYPASYDHVLSVSGVQSTDQKSGSGTFNHRVDLVAPGISILTTQGYHTVSASGVADADYVAVGGTSFAAPLAAAAAALVRWRFPQLTAAQVRARLRQTTDNIDALPANAAWAGRLGTGRLNVLRALTESPKEARVIASTFLPARPAYAPADTLRLAVDVQNMLLPVAGLTVTLTSLSPYLTVRQGSFVVGNMATLVRATNFSAPFRLAVAASGIPLNATATLRYRITAAAGFQYDQYVDLMLNPDYVVLDANDLNITLTSRGNLAFDNLIGTVGAGLSYRAGGNILSEGGLLLATTPTRVSDRLRSSGGQSRQSFFSLRQATRQQPGPRTDQEARIAFQDTIPVAGSRVRSVGVAVRQRAYAWATPDRRDFVVLEYSLKNLTADTLKPLYAGIFADWDLPNSNGAARNAAAYDSARALGYCYALAGPAGTPAPMAYAGIRLLRGGAPAVYSIDGGAPAGAPIRLADGFSLAEKFLALSSGTARAQRTAGLPNGADVSQVVGTRLARLAPGDSTTVAFAVLAAPTLAQLQASADAAATAYATVLPTRSAALANNTFRVYPNPTSQRLTVVLPAVAPATQATLLDLTGRAVRRWALPTQQAEATFDLSAIAAGVYVLRIPGTAGTYQQKVVITR, from the coding sequence ATGAAAAACACGTTACGTGCATTATTTTTCTTCTTATTAATTGGATTGGGGCAGGCGGCTACGGCCGTGGCCACGCCGCCCACCATTCCTGGCCGGCTGGTGCTGAAGCTGCGGCCCGGCCAGGCCCCGGCGGCTCTTGAGGCCGCGCTGAATGCGCTGAGCGCCCACGGCCTGCGGCAGAAATTTCCCCACACCCAGGCCCCTAGTCCCGAGCGGCCCGGCAGCGTGGACCTGCGGCGGATTTACCAGGTTGAGCTGCCCGCCGCCACGCCGTTCGACCGGGCCCGAGCCGTGCTGCTGGGCACCGGGGCCGTGGAGTACGTGGAGCCGCTTTATACCCGCGAGCCGCTATACCAGCCCAACGACCCCCGGGCCGACTCTACGCTCACCAGCCTCGCAGCCAGTCAGTTCTACCTGAAGCAAATTCACGCTTACCGCGCCTGGGATGTTACCCGGGGCGACAGCAGCATCGTCATCGGCATCACCGATGGCGGCGTGCGCCTCACCCACGAGGACCTGCGCCAGCAGCTGAAGCACAACTACGCCGACCCTATAAACGGCCTCGACGACGACGGCGACGGCTACGTGGACAACTTCACCGGCTGGGACCTGGCCAACAACGACAACGACTGCGGCTACGACATCACCATCATCCACGGCTCGATGGTGGCCGGGGTGGCCGCCGCCCGCACCGACAACGGCCTCGGCATTGCCGGCCTGGGCAACCAGTGCCGGTTTCTACCCCTGAACATTTATCCCAACACGCCCACCGGCTCTTTTGCCGGGTTCGAGGCCGTGGTGTATGCCGCCGACCACGGCTGTCAGGTCATCAACATGAGCTGGGGCGCAATAGGTGGCTACTCGCGCTTCGAGCAGGATGCCATCACGTACGCAGCCGTGAACCGCGACGCCGTGGTGGTAGCCGCCGCCGGCAATACCAACGCCGACGTGCTCTTTTACCCCGCTTCCTACGACCATGTGCTGTCGGTATCCGGGGTGCAAAGCACGGACCAGAAAAGCGGCAGCGGCACGTTCAACCACCGCGTCGATTTGGTGGCCCCGGGCATCAGCATCCTCACCACGCAGGGCTACCACACGGTATCGGCGAGCGGCGTGGCCGATGCCGATTACGTGGCCGTGGGCGGCACCTCGTTTGCCGCGCCGCTGGCGGCGGCGGCGGCGGCGCTGGTGCGGTGGCGATTCCCGCAGCTCACGGCCGCCCAGGTAAGGGCGCGCCTGCGCCAGACCACCGACAATATCGACGCCCTGCCCGCCAACGCGGCCTGGGCCGGCCGCCTCGGCACCGGCCGCCTCAACGTGCTGCGCGCCCTCACCGAAAGCCCGAAGGAGGCCCGCGTCATCGCCAGCACGTTCCTACCCGCCCGGCCCGCCTATGCCCCCGCCGACACCCTGCGCCTGGCCGTGGACGTGCAGAATATGCTACTGCCGGTGGCCGGGCTCACGGTCACGCTCACTTCGCTCTCGCCCTACCTCACGGTGCGGCAGGGCAGCTTTGTGGTGGGCAACATGGCCACGCTGGTCCGCGCCACCAACTTCAGCGCGCCCTTCCGGCTGGCGGTGGCGGCCAGCGGTATTCCGCTCAATGCCACGGCCACGCTGCGCTACCGCATCACGGCCGCCGCCGGCTTTCAGTACGACCAATACGTGGACCTGATGCTGAACCCCGACTACGTGGTACTCGATGCCAACGATTTGAATATCACGCTCACCAGCCGGGGCAATCTGGCCTTCGATAACCTCATCGGCACCGTGGGCGCAGGCCTGAGCTACCGCGCCGGTGGCAATATCCTGAGCGAAGGCGGCCTGCTATTGGCCACCACGCCCACCCGGGTATCGGACCGGCTGCGCAGCAGCGGCGGGCAGTCGCGGCAGTCGTTTTTCAGCCTGCGCCAGGCTACCCGTCAGCAGCCCGGCCCCCGCACCGACCAGGAAGCCCGCATCGCCTTTCAGGACACCATTCCGGTGGCCGGCAGCCGCGTGCGGAGCGTGGGCGTGGCCGTGCGCCAGCGCGCCTACGCCTGGGCCACGCCCGACCGCCGCGATTTCGTGGTGCTGGAATATTCGCTCAAAAACCTCACCGCCGATACGCTCAAGCCCCTCTACGCCGGCATTTTTGCCGATTGGGACCTACCCAATTCCAACGGCGCGGCCCGCAACGCCGCCGCCTACGACAGCGCCCGCGCCCTGGGCTACTGCTACGCGCTGGCCGGCCCGGCCGGCACCCCCGCCCCCATGGCCTACGCGGGCATCCGGCTGCTGCGCGGCGGCGCGCCGGCCGTGTATTCCATTGACGGCGGCGCGCCCGCCGGCGCCCCCATCCGCCTGGCCGACGGCTTTTCATTGGCCGAAAAATTCCTGGCCCTGAGCAGCGGCACCGCCCGCGCCCAGCGCACCGCCGGCCTGCCCAACGGGGCCGATGTATCGCAGGTAGTGGGCACCCGGCTGGCCCGGCTGGCCCCCGGCGACTCTACCACCGTGGCCTTTGCCGTGCTGGCCGCGCCCACGCTGGCACAGCTCCAGGCCTCGGCCGATGCGGCGGCCACGGCTTATGCCACCGTGCTACCCACGCGCTCGGCAGCTTTGGCAAACAACACATTCCGAGTGTATCCAAACCCCACCAGCCAGCGCCTCACCGTGGTGCTGCCGGCCGTAGCGCCCGCCACGCAGGCCACCCTACTCGACCTCACCGGCCGCGCCGTGCGCCGCTGGGCCCTGCCCACCCAGCAGGCCGAGGCTACCTTCGACCTGAGCGCGATAGCCGCCGGCGTGTACGTGCTGCGCATTCCCGGCACAGCCGGCACCTATCAGCAGAAAGTGGTGATAACCCGTTAG
- a CDS encoding IS4 family transposase: MKQHFAAKITTLLQQAPFVGHLSRQKFVGQFILGLIKSRNVQFGEVAQHLNDAAKPASNETRIQDFFREVDLNYVLVARILLSLLPAQGKLRLCLDRTEWDFGQCQVNILLVTVGTGEVHVPLYWHLLDNRSGNSNAADRIAVLEKCLALLGKDRIGLVVGDREFVGHAWFKWLKDNGLNFVMRLPKHHCLTHADGRRQAVADLGLVPGQVRRFAHVQVDGVWGQVWVKAVAADAFVFLFATAGLNHLEQLYAKRWTIEQCFQNLKGRGFNLEATHLRCFQKLRKLVALVSLAYAFCLGVGAAAHGGRQPIARKNHGYRAASLSRHGLNLLRQLARPLTLPEDPLARLVETLLNWITRQLAKNQLLKIVG; encoded by the coding sequence GTGAAGCAACACTTCGCCGCTAAAATTACGACGCTTTTGCAGCAGGCCCCGTTTGTGGGCCACTTGTCCCGCCAAAAGTTTGTGGGCCAGTTTATTCTTGGCCTGATAAAGAGCCGCAACGTGCAATTCGGCGAGGTGGCCCAGCACCTCAATGACGCGGCCAAGCCCGCCTCGAACGAAACGCGCATTCAGGACTTTTTCCGCGAAGTAGACCTCAATTACGTACTGGTGGCCAGGATTTTACTGAGTTTGTTGCCTGCGCAGGGCAAGCTGCGCTTATGCCTCGACCGCACGGAGTGGGACTTCGGCCAGTGCCAAGTGAACATCCTGCTCGTCACCGTCGGCACGGGCGAGGTCCACGTGCCCCTTTATTGGCACCTGCTCGACAACCGCAGCGGCAACTCCAACGCCGCCGACCGCATCGCGGTGCTCGAAAAGTGCCTGGCCTTGCTGGGCAAAGACCGCATCGGCCTGGTCGTGGGCGACCGGGAATTTGTCGGCCATGCGTGGTTCAAGTGGCTCAAAGACAATGGGCTTAATTTTGTCATGCGCCTGCCCAAGCACCACTGCCTGACCCACGCCGACGGCCGGCGGCAGGCCGTGGCCGACCTGGGCCTGGTGCCGGGGCAGGTGCGCCGCTTCGCCCACGTGCAGGTCGACGGAGTCTGGGGGCAGGTCTGGGTCAAGGCCGTGGCGGCGGACGCGTTTGTCTTCCTGTTTGCCACGGCCGGTCTGAACCACCTCGAGCAACTCTATGCCAAGCGCTGGACGATTGAGCAATGCTTTCAAAATCTGAAAGGGCGGGGCTTTAACCTGGAAGCCACCCACTTGCGCTGTTTCCAAAAGCTGCGCAAGCTCGTGGCCCTGGTCAGCCTGGCCTACGCGTTTTGTCTGGGCGTGGGCGCGGCCGCCCACGGCGGCCGCCAGCCCATTGCCCGCAAAAACCACGGCTACCGGGCCGCCAGCCTGAGCCGCCACGGCCTCAATCTGCTCCGCCAACTCGCCCGCCCGCTGACCCTGCCCGAGGACCCATTGGCCCGCTTGGTTGAAACGCTACTGAACTGGATTACGAGGCAACTTGCTAAAAATCAATTACTAAAAATAGTAGGGTAG
- a CDS encoding energy transducer TonB, producing MHYRCAFVVGLMVAASGLAQAQTASVVAVAQAEGSAAAAPAAPTVYFTAEEMPSFPGGDAALVKFLSSKVQCPAAALDRGLSGKVHVAFTVDPAGHLHDPHVVRGLGSGLDAEALRLVRLMPWWTLGKVHGQPVWVSMTMPIVFRLL from the coding sequence ATGCATTACCGTTGCGCTTTTGTGGTTGGCCTGATGGTGGCGGCGAGCGGCCTTGCTCAGGCCCAGACGGCTTCGGTAGTGGCGGTGGCCCAGGCCGAAGGCAGCGCCGCCGCCGCCCCGGCGGCTCCCACCGTCTATTTCACGGCCGAGGAAATGCCGAGCTTCCCCGGCGGCGACGCGGCGCTGGTGAAGTTCCTGAGCAGCAAGGTGCAATGCCCCGCCGCCGCCCTCGACCGTGGTTTGTCTGGCAAAGTCCACGTCGCCTTCACCGTAGACCCCGCCGGCCACCTGCACGACCCGCACGTAGTGCGCGGCCTGGGCAGCGGCCTCGACGCAGAAGCCCTGCGCCTCGTGCGCCTCATGCCTTGGTGGACGCTCGGCAAGGTCCACGGCCAGCCCGTGTGGGTGAGCATGACCATGCCCATCGTGTTTCGGTTGCTTTGA
- a CDS encoding universal stress protein, which yields MTASLLVLTDFFQAANRALDYATDLARPLHARLVLLNVRRDSVLDPERLTGDFSDLSKEAVALALSSVARGLPVPVVSEVGYGRVEVAVADAVARHHPSLIVLGRPDHSDLPDELVQTTSLELLRHAPYPMLVVPYLVSSTAPPRRVLMAVDGEPFNLGAHAGTMQQLFKALEAEVTVLNVSAGHHEQDLAALESVRQTGLLVDLAPPHARTVTSASAARGIMQVAQPHDFDLLVVIARERSFLGKLFHNSVTAQLALDSALPILILPAR from the coding sequence ATGACCGCCTCCCTGCTTGTTCTCACCGACTTTTTTCAGGCCGCCAACCGGGCGCTGGACTATGCCACTGACCTGGCCCGGCCCCTCCATGCCCGGCTGGTGCTGCTGAACGTGCGCCGCGACTCCGTGCTGGACCCGGAGCGCCTCACGGGCGATTTTTCCGACCTGAGCAAGGAAGCCGTGGCGCTGGCCCTGAGCAGTGTGGCGCGTGGCCTGCCTGTGCCCGTGGTGTCCGAAGTAGGCTACGGCCGCGTGGAGGTGGCCGTGGCCGATGCCGTGGCCCGGCACCACCCCAGCCTGATAGTACTGGGCCGCCCCGACCACTCAGACCTGCCCGATGAGCTGGTGCAAACCACCTCGCTGGAGCTGCTGCGCCACGCCCCCTACCCCATGCTGGTGGTGCCCTACCTGGTGAGCAGCACGGCCCCGCCCCGGCGCGTGCTGATGGCTGTGGATGGGGAGCCCTTCAACCTGGGCGCGCACGCCGGCACCATGCAGCAGCTCTTCAAGGCACTGGAGGCCGAAGTGACCGTGCTGAACGTATCGGCCGGCCACCACGAGCAGGACCTCGCCGCCCTGGAATCGGTGCGGCAAACCGGCCTGCTGGTCGACCTGGCCCCGCCCCACGCCCGCACCGTGACCAGCGCCAGCGCGGCCCGGGGCATTATGCAGGTGGCCCAGCCCCATGACTTCGATTTGCTGGTGGTGATTGCCCGTGAGCGCAGCTTTCTGGGCAAGCTTTTTCATAATAGCGTGACGGCCCAGCTCGCGCTGGACAGCGCGTTGCCCATCCTGATACTGCCGGCCCGGTAG
- a CDS encoding L,D-transpeptidase scaffold domain-containing protein, giving the protein MGSSIQALLDTTVAGSQRAADEQRGLQAGAALRAFYGPDCAPAWGTAPDSLNMSAALALLARAAEHGLSPADYHLGQLLALRDSLGRARRPAAARQARLDVYLSDAVLAFVRDLRRGRLRPYTVSGGSGLPGRPGSRAQCCAPPLPATMCPRPCWPASPPTASTGSCSRPWRSGWLPPCCPTRRPGTRRSTSWWP; this is encoded by the coding sequence GTGGGCTCATCCATTCAGGCCCTGCTCGATACCACGGTGGCCGGCAGCCAACGCGCCGCCGATGAGCAGCGGGGCCTGCAGGCCGGAGCCGCCCTGCGGGCGTTTTACGGCCCCGACTGCGCCCCGGCCTGGGGCACCGCGCCCGACAGCCTCAACATGAGTGCCGCTCTGGCCCTGCTGGCCCGCGCCGCCGAGCACGGCCTGAGCCCCGCCGACTACCACCTGGGCCAGCTGCTGGCCCTGCGCGATTCGCTGGGCCGCGCTCGGCGTCCGGCCGCTGCCCGGCAGGCCCGCCTCGACGTGTACCTCAGCGATGCGGTGCTGGCTTTTGTGCGCGATTTGCGGCGTGGGCGGCTGCGGCCCTACACGGTGTCGGGGGGGAGCGGGCTGCCGGGCCGGCCGGGCAGCCGGGCCCAGTGCTGCGCGCCGCCCTTGCCGGCCACAATGTGCCCGCGGCCCTGCTGGCCAGCCAGCCCGCCAACCGCGAGTACCGGCAGCTGCAGCAGGCCCTGGCGCAGTGGCTGGCTGCCCCCGTGCTGCCCGACTCGGCGGCCCGGCACCAGACGCAGTACGAGCTGGTGGCCCTGA
- a CDS encoding L,D-transpeptidase family protein, with protein sequence MALNLERWRWDGIPEPEYILINLPAYELEVIARDSVQRRHRVVVGKPETPTPTLSSRLSHFTLAPDWHVPHSIATQEMLPRLKKDPGYLYRNNYRLTDAQGRGRNPWHINWSRVTKENFSYTIRQSPCCDNALGNIVFRFANPYAIYVHDTPARALFKASRRALSHGCIRLQNPMLLAAYLLRREGRPVQLPTEDECARHAALALCAPEPASAALRALCHLHRRERPASLPGRCVPPRRTPAPGPVWPAALSRNPRSNLCGLVIKIMQ encoded by the coding sequence GTGGCCCTGAACCTGGAACGCTGGCGCTGGGATGGCATTCCGGAACCCGAATACATCCTCATCAACCTGCCCGCCTACGAGCTGGAGGTAATTGCCCGCGACTCGGTGCAGCGCCGCCACCGCGTGGTGGTAGGCAAGCCCGAAACGCCCACGCCCACGCTCAGCAGCCGCCTCAGCCACTTCACGCTGGCGCCCGACTGGCATGTGCCGCATTCCATTGCCACTCAGGAAATGCTGCCCCGTCTGAAGAAGGACCCCGGCTATCTGTACCGCAACAACTACCGCCTCACCGATGCCCAGGGCCGGGGGCGCAACCCCTGGCACATCAACTGGAGCCGCGTCACGAAAGAGAACTTCAGTTACACCATCCGGCAGTCGCCCTGCTGCGATAATGCGTTGGGCAACATTGTGTTTCGCTTTGCCAATCCGTACGCCATCTACGTGCACGATACGCCGGCGCGGGCCCTGTTCAAGGCCAGCCGCCGCGCGCTCAGCCACGGCTGCATTCGCCTGCAGAACCCCATGCTGCTGGCCGCCTACCTGCTGCGCCGCGAAGGCCGCCCCGTGCAGCTGCCCACCGAAGACGAATGTGCCCGCCATGCCGCGCTCGCGCTATGTGCGCCTGAGCCGGCCTCTGCCGCTCTACGTGCGCTATGCCACCTGCACCGCCGAGAACGGCCAGCTTCGCTTCCTGGCCGATGTGTACCACCGCGACGAACCCCTGCGCCAGGCCCTGTTTGGCCTGCGGCCCTGAGCCGAAACCCGCGTTCCAACCTCTGTGGCCTGGTGATAAAAATCATGCAATAA
- a CDS encoding universal stress protein, with translation MNPSVLVLDNPPTPVVQATRWAAVLGAPLQARLELLHLCQDSEPAARAGFPAHHGPAETTPALEALAHQLPTPTGITSTREPLAEAVATAVHRYRPLLLALGLSEEHGLFDHLLHNRALPALRATYRPLLLVPEAAPEPRLPRRVVIAVDAEPFELNAAAKALAPLMAAWHASYTVVHVTAAPEPLALSSRMALADVRASRLLPAATSLVLQESHHPIPATGIVEALYGPSIDLLVLIARTRSFLGRLFHRSVTAQVLRHTPVPVLLLPADTPELPSMS, from the coding sequence ATGAATCCATCTGTTTTGGTACTCGACAATCCGCCGACTCCGGTGGTGCAGGCCACCCGGTGGGCGGCTGTGCTTGGGGCCCCGCTCCAGGCCCGGCTCGAGCTGCTGCACCTTTGCCAGGACTCCGAGCCGGCGGCCCGGGCCGGCTTCCCCGCCCACCATGGCCCGGCCGAAACTACCCCGGCCCTCGAAGCCTTGGCCCACCAGCTGCCCACGCCCACCGGCATCACCAGCACCCGGGAGCCCCTGGCCGAAGCCGTGGCCACGGCCGTGCACCGGTACCGCCCGCTGCTGCTGGCCCTGGGCCTGAGCGAGGAGCACGGCCTGTTCGACCACCTGCTGCACAACCGCGCCCTGCCCGCGCTGCGGGCCACCTACCGGCCTCTGCTGCTGGTGCCCGAAGCCGCGCCCGAACCCCGGCTGCCGCGCCGCGTGGTCATCGCCGTCGATGCCGAGCCTTTTGAGCTCAATGCCGCCGCCAAGGCCCTGGCCCCGCTCATGGCTGCCTGGCACGCCTCCTACACGGTGGTGCACGTCACGGCTGCTCCCGAGCCACTGGCCCTGTCCAGCCGCATGGCCCTGGCCGATGTGCGGGCCAGCCGGCTGCTGCCGGCCGCCACCTCGCTGGTGCTGCAGGAGTCGCACCACCCCATTCCGGCCACCGGCATCGTGGAGGCCCTGTATGGCCCGAGCATCGACCTGCTAGTGCTCATTGCCCGCACGCGCAGCTTTCTGGGGCGGTTGTTCCACCGCAGCGTCACGGCGCAGGTGCTGCGGCACACGCCCGTACCGGTGCTGCTGCTGCCGGCCGATACCCCCGAGCTGCCCAGCATGAGCTGA
- a CDS encoding universal stress protein has translation MQPNFVVLTDFSLAAERARVYAAALATPLKADLHLIHVFLPQPITTEYGTVLPVLDDQYVPATRRSLQQVAAALPVHATAELLEADWPSAIEQALHQHHPLLLVSGLTATSGYLDEWLSNRTLPLVHQTGFPLLLVPEYLPDAAMQPPRRVVLALEADQAFTLEPAATAVIPVLQALECEIIPMTVLPPGAPAGTGAGFAAAQACGLASATPGHELRPVLSELPASGVLQAVQELNADLLVLLDQGHGWMHKLVSGSVIDHVLRYTKVPVLLLSARPRE, from the coding sequence ATGCAACCCAACTTTGTTGTCTTAACCGATTTTTCGCTCGCGGCCGAGCGCGCCCGGGTGTATGCCGCCGCCCTGGCCACGCCCCTCAAGGCCGACCTGCACCTGATACATGTTTTCCTGCCGCAGCCCATCACCACCGAATACGGCACGGTGCTGCCCGTGCTCGACGACCAGTATGTGCCCGCCACCCGGCGCAGCCTCCAGCAGGTGGCTGCCGCCCTGCCCGTGCACGCCACCGCCGAGCTGTTGGAAGCTGACTGGCCCAGCGCCATCGAGCAGGCCCTGCACCAGCACCACCCGCTGCTGCTGGTGTCCGGCCTCACGGCCACCAGCGGCTACCTCGACGAGTGGCTGAGCAACCGCACCCTGCCCCTGGTGCACCAAACCGGCTTCCCGCTGTTGCTCGTGCCCGAGTACTTGCCCGATGCCGCCATGCAGCCGCCCCGCCGCGTGGTGCTGGCCCTGGAGGCCGACCAGGCTTTCACGCTGGAGCCCGCCGCCACTGCCGTAATCCCAGTGCTCCAGGCCCTGGAGTGCGAAATAATACCCATGACGGTGCTGCCGCCGGGCGCGCCGGCCGGCACCGGGGCGGGCTTCGCGGCGGCCCAGGCGTGCGGACTGGCCTCCGCCACGCCCGGCCACGAGCTGCGCCCGGTGCTGAGCGAGCTGCCCGCATCGGGGGTGCTGCAGGCGGTGCAGGAGCTGAACGCCGACCTGCTGGTGCTGCTCGATCAGGGTCATGGCTGGATGCACAAGCTGGTGAGCGGCAGCGTGATAGACCATGTTCTGCGCTACACCAAGGTGCCGGTGCTGCTGCTGTCGGCCCGCCCGCGCGAGTAG
- the hemF gene encoding oxygen-dependent coproporphyrinogen oxidase produces MVEQWMRQFQDWLCHRLETADGSGHRFVPEDWTHAEGGGGITRVLQHGDILEKGGVAFSAVWGEMSEAAARQLLMPDRRYFATGVRVVQHPRSPRVPISHMNVRYFEVGNGEAWFGGGLDLTPIYVDAQQARWFHEQIWEVCQRHQPDYYPRFKAWADEYFYLPHRQETRGVGGLFFDRLTVSRDGLFEELFAFVQDVGEVYDRTYSAIMRQNAPLPYTEREQQWQRVRRGRYAEFNLAIDRGTRFGLETGGCTESILMSLPPQVDWHYNLTPAPASPEAASQQWLRQGIDWLAVPAGQRRLRLAPPSGARATRQQTFAPGAEPAPPWPPSPRPTPPKPWMTQKSVADGR; encoded by the coding sequence ATGGTCGAGCAGTGGATGCGGCAGTTTCAGGACTGGCTATGCCACCGCCTGGAAACTGCCGACGGCAGCGGCCACCGCTTCGTGCCCGAGGACTGGACCCACGCCGAGGGCGGCGGCGGCATCACCCGCGTGCTCCAGCACGGTGATATTCTGGAGAAGGGCGGCGTGGCTTTTTCGGCCGTGTGGGGCGAGATGAGCGAGGCCGCCGCCCGGCAGCTGCTCATGCCCGACCGCCGCTACTTTGCCACCGGCGTGCGCGTAGTGCAGCATCCGCGCAGCCCTCGGGTGCCCATCTCGCACATGAACGTGCGGTATTTCGAGGTGGGCAACGGCGAAGCCTGGTTCGGTGGTGGGCTCGATTTGACCCCGATTTATGTGGATGCCCAGCAGGCCCGCTGGTTTCATGAGCAGATTTGGGAGGTGTGCCAGCGCCACCAGCCCGACTATTACCCGCGCTTCAAGGCCTGGGCCGATGAATATTTCTACCTGCCCCACCGCCAGGAAACGCGCGGCGTGGGCGGCCTCTTTTTCGACCGCCTCACGGTGAGCCGCGATGGTCTGTTTGAGGAATTGTTCGCCTTCGTGCAGGACGTGGGCGAGGTGTATGACCGCACCTACAGCGCCATTATGCGCCAGAATGCGCCCCTGCCCTACACCGAGCGCGAGCAGCAGTGGCAGCGCGTGCGCCGGGGCCGCTACGCCGAGTTTAACCTGGCCATCGACCGGGGCACGCGCTTCGGCCTCGAAACCGGGGGCTGCACCGAATCCATCCTCATGAGCCTGCCCCCGCAGGTCGACTGGCACTACAACCTCACGCCCGCGCCCGCCTCGCCCGAAGCCGCCTCGCAGCAGTGGCTGCGCCAGGGCATCGACTGGCTGGCGGTGCCGGCCGGCCAGCGGCGGCTTAGGCTGGCACCACCGTCAGGCGCACGGGCAACACGGCAACAGACATTTGCCCCAGGCGCGGAGCCGGCACCGCCGTGGCCACCCAGCCCGCGCCCCACGCCGCCGAAACCGTGGATGACACAAAAATCAGTTGCAGATGGTCGGTAG